The following proteins come from a genomic window of Sesamum indicum cultivar Zhongzhi No. 13 linkage group LG10, S_indicum_v1.0, whole genome shotgun sequence:
- the LOC105173003 gene encoding uncharacterized protein LOC105173003, which produces MGCATSKLDDLPAVSLCRHRCAFLDEALRHRFAFAQAHAAYLLSLKAVGLSLHRFFNQHLPPPSPILNLPPHRKGHYDSPHPLLSPSDKHLHSRSDSAASHLHFHSDSDSDDDDRSGSDSLHPPDTSSPVHHKHPYYLPQYGNLNLPGPGGGGEFMNYMKNQTAPSLLYTQRPMSQEAMHVGEFSAASSSYYPYPDYQNPPLSHNNTSNSNYNGYSNYGAGGTTVGGSSSLEVASSSRAPPPPPSPPKSSTWDFLNPFGTFERDYPAYTPSHDSREVREEEGIPDLEDEDDGNVKEVLGDHKFVDSGRSSHSKPGVRQEDARVVNDADLQHRVRPSAGMGSDPVEYEVHMMEKNTVDAEKRSKDRGNTTGFKPRGGFKGDAEVVKEIQVQFERASESGSELAKFLEVGTLPYKQKHSSHRVSPKILHLPVASSQPSVSKSSDNVDPAFLDVGEDVELRSRNLSSTLHKLYLWEKKLYEEVKVEEKMRVLHERKSRKLKRLDEGGAEANKVDATRTLVRSLSTKIKIAIQVVDKISVRINSLRDEELWPQLNDFIQGLTRMFKSMLECHRNQCQAIGEAKRLDAIALRKHFSDSHLEATRQLEHDIINWTLGFSYWVGAQKGYVRALNNWLMKCLLYIPEETPDGIVPFSPGRIGAPPVFVVCNQWSQSLDSISEKEVVDSMRDFASNVLQLWDQDKAEMRQRMLANKDERKIKSLEKEDQKIQKEIQALDKRMVLISAAQNGMPLTGRVVYQSEASKGGSLHASLQHVLEAMERFTANSLKVYEELLQHIEEDHLARESKKVS; this is translated from the exons ATGGGCTGTGCCACCTCCAAGCTCGACGACTTACCCGCCGTCTCTTTATGCCGTCACCGCTGCGCTTTCCTCGACGAAGCCCTTCGCCACCGTTTCGCTTTTGCTCAAGCCCATGCCGCTTATCTTCTTTCTCTCAAAGCTGTTGGCCTCTCTTTGCACCGCTTCTTCAACCAACATCTCCCCCCTCCCTCGCCTATTCTCAACCTCCCGCCTCACAGAAAGGGGCACTATGACTCACCCCACCCCCTCCTTTCGCCTTCCGACAAACATCTCCACTCGCGCTCCGACTCCGCCGCTTCCCATCTCCATTTCCACTCCGACTCCGACTCCGACGATGATGATCGCTCCGGTTCGGATTCCTTGCATCCTCCTGATACCAGCTCGCCTGTTCACCACAAGCACCCCTATTACCTGCCGCAATACGGAAATCTCAATCTTCCCGGACCTGGCGGAGGTGGCGAGTTTatgaattatatgaaaaaCCAAACGGCGCCGTCTTTGTTGTATACACAACGGCCCATGAGTCAAGAAGCTATGCATGTGGGTGAATTTTCGGCTGCTTCTTCTTCCTACTATCCTTATCCTGACTATCAGAATCCCCCTCTTTCCCACAATAATACTTCAAATAGTAACTATAATGGTTATTCAAATTACGGTGCTGGAGGTACAACTGTTGGTGGTTCGTCTTCCCTAGAAGTGGCTTCGAGTTCCAGAGCGCCACCACCTCCGCCCTCACCACCAAAAAGCTCCACATGGGATTTCCTGAACCCGTTTGGGACCTTTGAGAGAGATTATCCAGCTTATACTCCAAGCCACGACTCAAGGGAGGTAAGGGAAGAAGAGGGAATACCTGATTTGGAGGATGAGGATGATGGCAACGTGAAGGAAGTTCTCGGTGATCACAAGTTTGTGGATAGTGGAAGAAGTAGTCACTCAAAGCCGGGGGTCCGCCAAGAGGATGCTCGCGTAGTGAATGATGCGGATTTACAGCATCGGGTTCGCCCGAGTGCAGGTATGGGGAGTGATCCTGTGGAGTACGAGGTGCATATGATGGAGAAGAATACCGTCGATGCTGAGAAAAGGTCGAAAGATCGAGGCAATACCACTGGATTTAAGCCTCGTGGTGGGTTCAAGGGCGATGCAGAAGTTGTGAAAGAGATTCAAGTTCAGTTCGAGCGAGCTTCAGAGTCCGGAAGTGAGCTTGCTAAGTTTCTTGAGGTTGGGACGCTTCCATATAAACAGAAACACAGCAGTCATCGTG TTTCTCCCAAGATACTGCATTTACCTGTGGCGTCCTCACAGCCTTCAGTCTCTAAAAGTTCTGATAATGTTGATCCTGCCTTCTTAGACGTTGGTGAAGATGTGGAACTGAGGTCCAGAAATCTTTCTTCCACTTTACATAAGCTGTATTTGTGGGAGAAAAAACTTTACGAAGAAGTTAAG GTTGAGGAGAAAATGAGAGTCCTCCATGAACGGAAGTCTAGAAAACTGAAGCGTTTGGATGAAGGTGGTGCTGAGGCTAACAAAGTTGATGCAACCAGAACTTTGGTGAGGAGTCTCtccacaaaaatcaaaattgcaattcagGTAGTTGATAAGATCTCAGTGAGGATAAATAGCTTGAGGGATGAGGAATTGTGGCCACAGCTGAATGATTTCATTCAAGG GTTAACTAGAATGTTCAAGTCGATGCTTGAGTGCCATCGTAATCAGTGTCAAGCAATTGGAGAGGCCAAACGGTTAGATGCCATTGCACTCCGCAAGCACTTCAGTGATTCTCATTTAGAAGCCACTCGTCAGCTTGAacatgatattattaattggaCTCTTGGGTTCTCTTATTGGGTTGGTGCACAAAAGGGTTATGTCCGGGCCTTGAATAACTGGCTTATGAAATGTCTCCTCTACATTCCTGAAGAAACCCCTGATGGAATAGTTCCATTCTCTCCTGGTAGGATTGGTGCCCCCCCAGTATTTGTTGTTTGCAACCAGTGGTCGCAATCTTTGGATAGTATTTCTGAAAAGGAAGTGGTAGATTCTATGCGAGACTTTGCATCAAATGTCCTTCAGCTGTGGGACCAGGATAAGGCAGAAATGCGCCAAAGGATGTTGGCAAACAAGGATGAGAGGAAAATTAAGAGCCTGGAAAAGGAAGACCAGAAGATACAAAAGGAGATTCAGGCATTAGACAAAAGGATGGTGCTAATTTCTGCTGCCCAGAACGGTATGCCATTAACTGGGCGTGTTGTGTATCAGAGTGAGGCCAGTAAAGGGGGAAGTCTGCATGCAAGCCTGCAACATGTCCTCGAGGCCATGGAGAGGTTCACTGCTAACTCTTTGAAAGTTTACGAGGAGCTATTGCAACACATTGAAGAAGACCATCTTGCTCGTGAGAGTAAAAAGGTTTCATAG
- the LOC105173001 gene encoding uncharacterized protein At1g04910-like, with amino-acid sequence MMMMMMKKKIQRDDESMIRLQILLEDLVFSRHLHLLPLLSTACACWLLLFAALSFLSPPISNHHLALKATFHDGVGIHMNVEKQNVFRIPKRGGSSGPELWTSHQSKFFYGCSNASKNFITASMSTRPDRYLLITTSGGLNQQRTGIIDAVVAAYILNATLVVPKLDRESFWNDSSNFSDIFDVDWFITYLSKDVKIIKQLPEKAGKVITTHVPRNCDPKCYQTRILPIFDRKRVVHLTKFDYRLSNWLDMDLQKLRCRVNYHGLRFTHPILAMGRKLVERMRTKGKHFLGLHLRFEADMLAFSGCYYGGGEKEMKELSEMRKRWITLHKKDPDRERRQGKCPLSPEEVGLMLRALGYGDEVHIYVASGEIYGGEAAMAPLRALFPNLHTKESIGSKQELAEFSAYSSRMAAVDFIVCDQSDVFVTNNNGNMAKILGGRRRYFGQKPTIRPNAKKLNRLLVKRNKMRWEEFASQVRTFQIGFMGEIESGSGSGSGSGSGSGVFHENPLSCICTNSTENGSTRRRDDDDDDELVLLEDLSKYDDDDDD; translated from the exons atgatgatgatgatgatgaagaagaaaatacaaagagaTGATGAATCCATGATCCGACTGCAGATATTATTAGAGGATCTTGTCTTCTCCCgccacctccacctcctccCCCTGCTCTCCACCGCCTGCGCTTGTTGGCTTCTTCTTTTTGCAGCTCTCTCCTTTCTATCTCCGCCCATCTCCAACCACCACCTCGCTCTTAAAGCCACA TTTCATGATGGAGTCGGTATTCACATGAATGTCGAGAAACAAAATGTGTTTCGCATTCCG AAGAGAGGAGGAAGCTCAGGCCCCGAATTATGGACTTCACATCAATCCAAATTCTTTTACGGATGCAGCAATGCCAGCAAAAACTTTATAA CTGCCAGCATGAGTACACGACCTGATAGGTACTTGCTGATTACAACTAGTGGAGGCTTAAATCAACAAAGAACAGGG ATAATAGATGCTGTTGTGGCTGCTTATATCTTGAATGCTACACTGGTTGTGCCTAAGCTGGACCGAGAATCCTTCTGGAACGATTCCAG CAACTTTTCCGACATCTTTGATGTCGACTGGTTTATAACGTACCTGTCGAAAGatgtgaaaattataaaacagcTCCCGGAAAAGGCAGGGAAAGTCATAACTACTCATGTTCCGAGGAATTGTGATCCAAAATGCTACCAGACTCGCATCTTGCCCATATTTGATAGAAAGCGC GTTGTTCACCTGACGAAGTTCGATTACAGGCTATCAAATTGGCTTGACATGGATTTACAGAAGCTGAGATGCAGAGTTAACTACCATGGTTTGAGGTTTACTCATCCCATTCTTGCAATGGGTAGGAAATTAGTTGAGAGGATGAGAACGAAAGGCAAGCATTTTTTGGGATTGCACTTAAG ATTTGAAGCAGATATGCTTGCATTCTCTGGATGCTACTATGGCGGAggagagaaagaaatgaaagaacTAAGTGAAATGCGAAAGAGGTGGATAACTTTACAT AAAAAAGACCCTGACAGGGAAAGAAGGCAGGGGAAATGCCCACTGAGTCCTGAAGAAGTTGGGTTGATGTTGAGGGCATTGGGGTACGGGGATGAGGTGCATATTTATGTAGCATCAGGTGAAATATATGGAGGGGAAGCAGCAATGGCTCCTCTGAGAGCTCTTTTCCCAAATTTACATACAAAAGAGAGTATAGGCAGCAAGCAAGAGTTGGCAGAATTTTCAGCATATTCCTCCCGGATGGCTGCAGTGGACTTCATTGTTTGCGATCAGAGTGATGTATTTGTGACCAATAACAATGGAAACATGGCGAAAATACTTGGTGGGAGAAG GAGATACTTTGGTCAGAAACCAACTATCCGTCCAAACGCCAAAAAACTCAACAGGTTGTTGGTGAAGAGGAATAAGATGAGGTGGGAAGAGTTTGCTTCACAGGTGCGGACATTCCAAATCGGTTTCATGGGGGAGATTGAGAGTGGGAGTGGGAGTGGGAGTGGGAGTGGGAGTGGGAGTGGTGTGTTTCACGAAAACCCACTCTCTTGCATATGCACAAATTCAACTGAAAACGGAAGTACAAGAAGgagagatgatgatgatgatgacgagCTAGTGTTGTTAGAagatttatcaaaatatgatgatgatgatgatgattga
- the LOC105173002 gene encoding mitochondrial import inner membrane translocase subunit TIM44-2-like, producing MMASRKLARDLFLSEHLVLSRHQLLASQHIYSRLPSLQLFPPNRIFFRREFSVFDEFSKKIKGEIDRNREFQQSVKEIKEKAEDLKGVKEDLKARTKQTTEQLYTHVDGVWTQAEEKAKKVYAEVEEKISAAKEEVKEGFGIGKQESTGCNGTSASHSTNDKDGSKSAFGEEKQQGQQQQSEASDNAETLFSKVKFGVSSMSPKVSLAFQKLKEAKPIDMVKKGYDIVKEELKGNPNRKKHLEYDSSSAAPSPSTQRSTRTDIVVLPSKQSRWSKKWEAFKIKMQGHPIFKRVSGFSEPVIEKSQEIAEDMRERWETSDHPVVHKIQDISETVLGESDAAMSFKEIRRRDPTFSLPEFVAEVQEVVKPVLNAYFKGDTEALEKYCSSHVIERCKAEHKAFESQGIFFDNKILHISEVEVRETKMMGETPIIIVAFQTQQVYCIRDRLGTITEGGQDTIHTVYYAWAMQQLDPEELGEGAPYSTWKLREMQQLGVRALI from the exons ATGATGGCCAGCAGAAAACTCGCCAGAGATTTATTCCTCTCCGAACACCTTGTTCTTAGCCGTCACCAATTATTAGCATCTCAACAT ATCTACAGTAGATTGCCCAGTCTGCAATTGTTTCCGCCCAATAGAATTTTCTTTAGACGCGAATTCAGTGTGTTCGATGAGTTCTCCAAGAAGATTAAAGGTGAAATCGACAG GAACCGGGAATTTCAACAATCTGTGAAGGAGATTAAGGAGAAAGCAGAGGACTTGAAAGGGGTGAAAGAGGATCTGAAAGCTAG AACAAAGCAGACTACTGAGCAGCTGTACACACATGTAGATGGTGTTTGGACGCAGGCtgaagaaaaagcaaaaaag GTTTATGCTGAGGTGGAAGAAAAAATTTCGGCTGCTAAAGAGGAG gTCAAGGAAGGTTTTGGGATTGGGAAGCAAGAGTCTACAGGATGCAATGGAACTTCAGCTAGTCACAGCACAAATGACAAAGATGGAAGCAAGTCTGCATTTggtgaagaaaaacaacaggGTCAGCAGCAGCAATCGGAAGCTAGTGATAATGCTGAAACACTATTTAGCAAGGTCAAGTTTGGTGTTTCTTCCATGTCACCGAAGGTTTCATTagcatttcaaaaattgaaggaaGCAAAACCCATTGACATGGTGAAGAAGGGCTATGACATTGTGAAGGAGGAACTAAAAGGTAATCCAAATAGGAAAAAGCACCTTGAGTATGATAGTTCTTCAGCTGCTCCCTCACCAAGCACTCAGAGAAGTACACGCACTGATATTGTTGTGCTACCTTCAAAGCAGTCTCGATGGAGTAAGAAATGGGAGGCTTTCAAGATTAAG ATGCAAGGCCATCCTATATTCAAACGTGTTAGTGGGTTTAGCGAGCCTGTAATTGAAAAGAGCCAGGAG ATTGCAGAGGATATGCGGGAGAGATGGGAGACTAGTGATCATCCAGTTGTTCACAAAATCCAAGA TATTAGTGAAACTGTTCTTGGAGAGTCAGATGCTGCCATGTCATTTAAAGAGATTCGTCGCAGAGATCC GACTTTTTCTTTACCAGAATTTGTGGCTGAGGTTCAGGAAGTGGTCAAACCAGTTCTTAATGCTTATTTCAAA GGGGATACTGAAGCATTAGAGAAGTACTGTAGCTCTCATGTAATTGAGAGGTGTAAAGCAGAGCATAAAGCATTTGAGAGCCAGGGGATCTTTTTCGATAACAAG ATTTTACATATATCGGAAGTGGAAGTTCGAGAGACCAAAATGATGGGAGAAACCCCCATAATCATTGTGGCA TTTCAGACACAGCAAGTCTACTGTATACGTGATAGACTTGGCACCATAACAGAAGGTGGCCAG GATACCATTCATACGGTGTATTATGCCTGGGCAATGCAGCAGTTGGATCCAGAAGAACTTGGAGAGGGTGCTCCTTACTCCACATGGAAGCTTAGAGAAATGCAGCAACTTGGCGTCCGGGCcctaatttga